The following proteins are co-located in the Vicia villosa cultivar HV-30 ecotype Madison, WI unplaced genomic scaffold, Vvil1.0 ctg.001887F_1_1, whole genome shotgun sequence genome:
- the LOC131637006 gene encoding uncharacterized protein LOC131637006, producing MANAIDLSNIITLKPFKESHIDDVLLWLSDDRVLKNTRMESCNSKEEALNFIKNKWIYPTYQSICLDGHSIGILWVLPYNDEKHKACLGYAIGFMYWGHGIVTKALKILLSKVFQEFNGLVRLEAYTVVENKASQRVLEKVGFHREGLLRKFFYHKGNVEDFYVFSFLNTDEVFDVVA from the coding sequence ATGGCCAATGCAATTGATCTCTCAAACATAATCACTCTCAAGCCATTCAAAGAAAGTCACATTGATGATGTCTTGTTGTGGTTAAGTGATGATAGAGTCCTTAAAAACACTCGAATGGAGTCATGTAATTCAAAGGAAGAAGCTTTGAATTTCATAAAAAACAAATGGATTTACCCAACATACCAATCCATATGTCTTGATGGCCACTCCATTGGAATTCTTTGGGTTCTTCCTTATAATGACGAGAAGCATAAAGCATGTTTGGGTTATGCAATTGGGTTCATGTATTGGGGTCATGGGATAGTGACTAAAGCATTGAAGATTCTTTTGTCTAAAGTGTTTCAAGAGTTCAATGGGTTGGTAAGGTTGGAGGCTTATACTGTTGTGGAGAATAAGGCATCTCAAAGAGTGTTGGAAAAAGTTGGGTTCCATAGAGAAGGGTTGCTTAGAAAGTTTTTTTACCATAAAGGAAATGTTGaggatttttatgtttttagttTTTTGAATACTGATGAAGTTTTTGATGTTGTTGCTTGA